In the Sarcophilus harrisii chromosome 1, mSarHar1.11, whole genome shotgun sequence genome, one interval contains:
- the HRH4 gene encoding histamine H4 receptor, with protein sequence MFNSTKPFITETMIILSVLKIFLAFSIVLGNGLIIMAFVVDKNLRLRNNFFFLNLAIADFFVGAICIPLYIPYEMKNKWIFGRELCLFWLVIDYLLCTASVYSIVLISYDRYQLVCNAISYRIKQTSISRTVTYMGAAWVLAFLVHGPAILNGKKEKDDTECRHQLIFSANYIIITSILEFLIPTILVTYFNCCIYWNLQRRSSRVKNNSIPIPNSPSPVKGDSTTCAFISKMCLPKLDEELPSSMKKMRKKSLFASLKTQGEDEMTSVELSSLSHSNSVPVDFTAQQYKFLRDRKVATSLAIILGAFVFCWAPYILFTIIRSISQNDVDDPWYTFTFWLQWFNSFLNPFLYPLCHKRFRNAFMKIFCKKKLTASLRSSLSS encoded by the exons ATGTTCAATAGTACCAAGCCATTTATTACAGAAACTATGATAATCCTGTCAGTTCTGAAGATTTTTCTGGCTTTTTCTATAGTGCTAGGAAATGGACTGATTATTATGGCATTTGTAGTGGACAAAAATCTTAGACTtcgaaataacttttttttccttaatctggcCATTGCTGATTTTTTTGTGG GTGCAATCTGTATTCCTTTATATATCccttatgaaatgaaaaataaatggatcTTTGGAAGGGAGCTCTGCTTATTTTGGCTGGTTATTGACTATCTTTTGTGTACAGCGTCAGTGTACAGCATTGTCCTCATCAGCTATGACCGGTATCAATTAGTCTGCAATGCT ATATCATATCGAATTAAACAGACATCAATCTCAAGGACAGTCACTTATATGGGAGCAGCATGGGTACTGGCATTCTTAGTACATGGTCCAGCAATcctaaatggaaagaaagagaaggatgatACAGAATGCAGACACCAACTTATTTTTTCTGCTAATTACATCATCATCACTTCCATCTTGGAGTTCTTGATCCCAACCATCCTGGTGACCTATTTCAATTGCTGCATTTATTGGAACCTACAGAGACGCAGTAGTAGAGTCAAAAACAACTCTATTCCCATCCCTAACTCCCCTTCTCCAGTGAAAGGTGACTCAACGACTTGTGCATTCATTTCAAAAATGTGTCTTCCTAAATTGGATGAAGAGCTTCcttcttcaatgaaaaaaatgagaaagaaaagtctttttgcttctttaaaaaCCCAAGGAGAGGATGAAATGACTTCTGTTGAATTGTCCTCTTTATCCCACTCAAATTCTGTGCCTGTTGACTTCACTGCTCAGCAATATAAATTTCTTAGAGACAGGAAAGTAGCCACATCCCTTGCTATTATTTTGGgggcttttgttttttgctgggCTCCctatattttgtttacaattatTCGTTCAATTTCCCAGAATGATGTAGATGATCCTTGGTATACTTTTACATTTTGGCTTCAATGGTTTAATTCCTTTCTCAACCCTTTTCTGTATCCTTTGTGCCACAAAAGGTTCCGGAAtgcttttatgaaaatattttgtaagaaaAAGCTAACTGCTTCATTACGGTCATCACTTTCTTCTTAA